One region of Niallia sp. Man26 genomic DNA includes:
- the argF gene encoding ornithine carbamoyltransferase, whose product MILTSLTDLKGKDLLTLAEYSSETIVELVNKAKELKEAHLNGEIITPLKGKTLGMIFEKSSTRTRVSFETGMFQLGGQALFLSSRDLQIGRGEPISDTAKVLSQYVDAIMIRTFAHETVEELAEHATIPVINGLTDLHHPCQALADLLTILEVKGTLQGLKLAYIGDGNNVAHSLMIACAKVGIDIAVATPANYEPNEEIVALAKSFAMISGSAVSIVQDPVEAVKDADAIYADVWTSMGQEEENEQRLKDFQGFQVNKELVAHAKADYMFLHCLPAHREEEVTAEIIDGPNSYVFQEAGNRMHAQKALLVELLS is encoded by the coding sequence ATGATATTAACGTCACTAACAGACTTGAAGGGCAAAGACTTACTCACATTGGCTGAATACTCTTCAGAGACAATTGTCGAGCTTGTTAATAAAGCGAAGGAATTGAAAGAAGCACATTTAAATGGAGAAATAATCACACCATTAAAAGGAAAAACGCTTGGAATGATTTTTGAAAAGTCCTCAACAAGAACAAGAGTTTCCTTTGAAACTGGAATGTTTCAGCTCGGGGGGCAGGCCCTTTTCTTAAGCTCCCGCGACTTGCAAATTGGAAGAGGAGAACCTATTTCTGATACGGCAAAGGTTTTATCTCAATATGTGGATGCGATTATGATTAGAACATTTGCACATGAAACGGTCGAAGAATTGGCAGAACATGCTACAATCCCTGTCATTAATGGATTAACAGATCTTCATCATCCATGCCAAGCGCTGGCTGATTTGCTGACTATTCTTGAGGTGAAGGGGACTCTGCAAGGGCTGAAGCTAGCTTATATTGGCGATGGAAATAATGTCGCACATTCGCTCATGATTGCTTGCGCAAAAGTTGGAATAGATATCGCTGTAGCAACACCAGCAAATTATGAGCCGAACGAGGAAATTGTTGCTTTAGCAAAAAGCTTTGCAATGATAAGCGGGAGCGCCGTTTCCATTGTCCAAGATCCAGTGGAAGCAGTGAAAGATGCAGATGCTATCTATGCAGACGTTTGGACCAGCATGGGTCAAGAAGAAGAAAACGAACAAAGACTAAAGGATTTCCAAGGTTTCCAAGTTAATAAAGAGCTCGTCGCACATGCTAAAGCTGATTACATGTTCCTTCACTGCCTGCCTGCACACAGGGAAGAGGAAGTAACAGCTGAAATCATTGACGGACCGAACTCGTACGTATTTCAAGAAGCAGGGAACAGAATGCATGCCCAAAAAGCATTGCTTGTTGAATTATTGAGTTAA